A region from the Lycium barbarum isolate Lr01 chromosome 8, ASM1917538v2, whole genome shotgun sequence genome encodes:
- the LOC132607194 gene encoding small ribosomal subunit protein uS11y-like produces the protein MSKRKTREPKEETVTLGPATREGELVFGVAHIFASFNDTFIHVTDLSGRETMVRITGGMKVKADRDESSPYAAMLAAQDVSVRCKELGINALHIKLRATGGNKTKTPGPGAQSALRALARSGMKIGRIEDVTPIPTDSTRRKGGRRGRRL, from the exons ATG TCGAAGAGAAAGACCAGAGAGCCCAAGGAAGAGACAGTTACCCTTGGACCAGCTACCAGGGAAGGTGAATTGGTTTTTGGTGTTGCTCACATTTTCGCATCTTTCAATGACACTTTCatt CATGTGACTGATTTGTCTGGACGTGAAACAATGGTTCGAATTACTG GTGGAATGAAGGTGAAGGCTGACAGAGATGAATCTTCTCCTTATGCTGCTATGCTTGCAGCACAAGATGTTTCTGTACGATGCAAG GAGCTTGGAATTAATGCTCTTCACATTAAGCTTCGGGCTACAGGAGGAAACAAAACTAAGACTCCTGGTCCTGGTGCTCAGTCTGCTCTTAGAGCCCTTGCTCGTTCTGGAATGAAAATTGGACGCATAG AGGATGTTACTCCTATTCCCACTGACAGTACTCGCAGAAAGGGTGGTAGAAGAGGAAGGAGGCTGTGA